In a genomic window of Flavobacterium lipolyticum:
- the gap gene encoding type I glyceraldehyde-3-phosphate dehydrogenase, with protein MKTRIAINGFGRIGRNLFRLLLNHPEIEVIAINDIADNKTMSHLIKYDSIHGVLPFKVGHDEEGIIVDGKHFFFFHEKSISNLDWKSHNIDLVIESTGKFKTHEELNAHIEAGAKKVILSAPSEVDTIKTVVLGVNEAILDGSENIVSNASCTTNNAAPMIKIIDELCGIEQAYITTIHSYTTDQSLHDQPHKDLRRARGASQSIVPTTTGAAKALTKIFPNLHHKIGGCGIRVPVPDGSLTDITFNVKRAVTIEEINKAFEEASKTNLKGILDYTEDPIVSVDVIGNTHSCLFDAQLTSVIDKMVKVVGWYDNEIGYSSRLIDLILLIRKT; from the coding sequence TTGAAAACAAGAATCGCTATAAACGGTTTTGGAAGAATAGGCCGAAATTTATTTCGCTTACTTTTAAACCATCCTGAAATTGAAGTAATTGCCATTAACGACATTGCTGACAACAAAACCATGTCGCATTTGATAAAATACGACAGCATTCACGGAGTCTTACCTTTTAAAGTCGGTCATGACGAAGAAGGAATTATTGTTGATGGAAAACATTTTTTCTTTTTTCATGAAAAAAGTATCTCTAATCTGGATTGGAAAAGCCACAATATAGATTTGGTAATTGAATCAACAGGAAAGTTTAAAACACACGAAGAACTAAACGCCCATATTGAAGCCGGAGCAAAAAAGGTAATCCTTTCGGCTCCATCAGAAGTTGACACCATCAAAACAGTAGTATTAGGAGTTAACGAAGCCATTCTTGACGGAAGCGAAAACATTGTTTCGAATGCAAGCTGTACGACAAACAATGCGGCTCCAATGATAAAAATCATCGATGAACTGTGTGGAATTGAGCAGGCTTATATCACAACGATACACTCTTACACCACAGACCAAAGCCTTCATGACCAACCACATAAGGACTTACGTCGTGCAAGAGGGGCAAGCCAGTCGATTGTTCCAACAACTACAGGTGCAGCTAAGGCATTAACAAAAATTTTCCCTAACTTGCATCATAAAATCGGAGGATGTGGAATTCGTGTTCCTGTTCCCGATGGTTCCTTAACAGACATTACGTTTAACGTAAAACGTGCTGTTACGATTGAAGAAATAAATAAAGCATTTGAAGAAGCCTCAAAAACAAATTTAAAAGGAATACTGGATTACACGGAAGATCCAATTGTTTCTGTTGATGTAATTGGCAACACACATTCGTGTTTGTTTGATGCTCAATTAACTTCGGTTATTGACAAAATGGTAAAGGTTGTGGGTTGGTACGATAACGAAATTGGATACTCATCAAGATTGATCGATTTAATTTTACTAATAAGAAAAACCTAA
- the lpxK gene encoding tetraacyldisaccharide 4'-kinase → MNVLRKILFPFAILYGCVTAVRNFLFDKGILKSTSFDIPVIAVGNLSVGGTGKTPQIEYLIRLLSQKYKVATLSRGYKRKSEGYVLASDNSNAEILGDEPFQFYQKFPNIQVAVDANRRNGITQLLSQKEKPEVILLDDAYQHRKVKAGFYILLSSYDDLYADDFMLPTGNLRESRSGADRANIVIITKCPKELSEGKQEEIRSKLKLRSSQRLYFTFINYDDFIYSEEEQLAVKDIQSESKLLLAGIAKPTPFFDYLKNDKDDCLTFSDHHHFSDADVTNILEKANHRKIITTEKDYVRLKDSKLISQLYYLPIKSTFINNSQNFDTAILEYVQKKT, encoded by the coding sequence ATGAATGTACTTAGAAAAATACTTTTCCCGTTTGCGATTTTATACGGATGTGTCACTGCAGTGAGAAATTTTCTTTTCGACAAAGGAATTTTAAAATCGACTTCATTTGATATTCCGGTTATTGCGGTTGGAAATCTTAGTGTTGGCGGGACAGGTAAAACACCACAAATAGAATATCTTATCCGATTGTTATCTCAGAAATATAAAGTTGCCACTTTAAGCAGGGGCTACAAAAGAAAATCAGAAGGTTATGTATTAGCTAGTGATAATTCTAATGCCGAAATCTTAGGCGATGAACCGTTTCAGTTTTATCAAAAGTTTCCCAATATTCAGGTGGCTGTTGATGCGAACAGAAGAAACGGAATTACACAATTGCTTTCGCAAAAAGAAAAACCCGAAGTGATTTTGTTGGACGATGCCTACCAGCACCGAAAAGTGAAAGCCGGGTTTTATATTCTGTTAAGCTCCTATGATGATTTGTACGCAGATGATTTTATGCTGCCAACCGGAAATCTGCGCGAGAGTCGAAGTGGGGCTGATCGTGCCAATATTGTAATTATAACAAAATGTCCAAAAGAACTGTCTGAAGGAAAGCAGGAAGAAATTAGGTCGAAATTAAAGTTAAGGAGCTCCCAGCGGCTGTATTTTACGTTTATTAACTATGATGATTTTATTTATAGTGAAGAAGAGCAACTTGCTGTAAAAGATATTCAATCAGAATCAAAATTACTTTTAGCCGGAATCGCAAAACCTACGCCGTTTTTTGATTACTTGAAAAATGATAAAGATGACTGTTTGACTTTTTCCGATCATCATCATTTTTCTGATGCAGATGTGACCAATATTCTGGAAAAAGCCAATCATAGAAAAATCATTACAACAGAAAAAGACTATGTTCGGCTGAAAGATTCCAAACTGATTTCACAATTGTATTATTTGCCAATAAAAAGTACGTTTATCAATAACAGTCAAAATTTTGATACTGCGATTCTGGAGTATGTACAAAAAAAAACGTAG
- a CDS encoding antibiotic biosynthesis monooxygenase family protein, whose product MIAVIFEVIPNEGKKEEYLSIAASLRPELDKIEGFISIERFQSFSDPEKVLSLSFWKDEESVQQWRNLEMHRHAQARGRKEIFKDYHLRIAAVVRDYGMFDREETPTDSSDFHKK is encoded by the coding sequence ATGATCGCTGTAATTTTTGAAGTAATTCCAAACGAAGGAAAAAAAGAAGAGTATCTGTCAATTGCCGCAAGTTTACGACCGGAATTGGACAAGATAGAAGGTTTTATATCAATCGAACGCTTTCAGAGTTTCAGTGACCCTGAGAAAGTTTTGTCATTGTCCTTTTGGAAAGACGAAGAAAGCGTTCAACAATGGAGAAATTTAGAAATGCATCGCCATGCACAAGCCAGGGGACGTAAAGAAATTTTTAAAGATTATCACTTACGAATTGCTGCCGTAGTTCGGGATTACGGAATGTTTGACCGCGAAGAAACCCCTACAGACAGTTCCGATTTTCATAAGAAGTAA
- a CDS encoding DUF4173 domain-containing protein has protein sequence MKKHLVIPACSLIFILLFYHESMGVNLAIFGLLLIGLICYFFQDKFTDRSHLVLVVTSVLSCLAFAWYGDFASFLALSMSVLFLHFRIQDPELKILQVFPLVFLNAFASAGRVFVFSQWLPERKIDNNFAKKLIAYVVIPLVFLIVFFTAYSFGSEHFSSLLTDYTLDLDIFEVVLIGVLGFYISFSFWNYWVPELCYEKNKLLDNEFSNVVEIKNQNTFSFLDLDFERKSGEITLVLLNFMLLVFIITYNYEQFFEAVETSKLSSATHERVNAVIFSIIMAVGVILFYFKGGFNFDKKAAHLKKLAKVWIVLNGVLIVSTIIKNSEYVSFFGLTYKRLGVYAFLILAVIGLIFTFLKITRQKTNAYLFNQMVWCFYGTILLCSFVNWGNLITNYNVSVNKGVDPWFLRNLHFNDESRDAYFSTINIVGEGQGYLEENRIEDHKDDPFLSKALYYEFVEKK, from the coding sequence ATGAAAAAACACCTAGTTATCCCAGCCTGCAGTTTGATCTTTATCCTGCTTTTTTACCATGAATCAATGGGAGTGAACCTCGCCATTTTTGGACTATTGTTAATCGGCCTGATTTGTTATTTTTTTCAGGATAAGTTTACTGACCGATCTCATTTGGTTTTGGTGGTTACATCCGTACTGTCGTGTCTGGCCTTTGCCTGGTACGGGGATTTTGCTTCATTTTTAGCACTTTCCATGTCTGTTTTGTTCTTGCATTTTAGAATACAGGATCCGGAGCTAAAGATACTTCAGGTTTTTCCTCTTGTATTCTTAAATGCATTTGCTTCAGCAGGACGTGTTTTTGTGTTCAGTCAATGGCTTCCGGAAAGAAAAATCGATAATAATTTTGCGAAAAAGCTTATTGCTTATGTGGTGATTCCGTTGGTCTTTTTGATCGTGTTTTTTACGGCCTATTCGTTCGGAAGTGAGCATTTCTCCTCTCTATTAACGGATTATACTTTAGATCTTGATATTTTCGAAGTAGTTCTGATAGGGGTTTTAGGGTTTTATATTTCATTTAGTTTCTGGAATTATTGGGTTCCCGAACTGTGTTACGAGAAAAATAAACTTTTAGACAATGAGTTTAGTAATGTTGTCGAAATCAAAAATCAGAATACATTTTCGTTTTTAGATTTGGACTTTGAAAGAAAAAGCGGCGAGATTACATTAGTCTTATTAAATTTTATGCTCTTGGTTTTTATTATCACCTACAATTATGAGCAATTTTTTGAGGCTGTCGAGACCTCTAAACTTAGCTCAGCTACTCACGAAAGAGTGAATGCCGTAATCTTTTCGATAATTATGGCGGTTGGAGTGATACTGTTTTATTTTAAAGGAGGATTTAATTTTGATAAAAAAGCAGCTCATCTTAAAAAACTGGCTAAAGTATGGATTGTTTTAAATGGCGTATTAATAGTGAGTACCATTATTAAAAATTCAGAATATGTGTCATTCTTTGGCTTAACTTATAAAAGACTGGGAGTTTATGCTTTTCTGATTTTAGCGGTAATTGGTTTGATTTTTACCTTTTTAAAAATCACCAGACAAAAAACAAACGCTTACCTTTTTAACCAAATGGTCTGGTGTTTTTACGGAACGATACTTTTATGCAGTTTTGTGAATTGGGGAAATCTAATTACAAACTATAATGTCTCAGTAAATAAAGGAGTTGATCCCTGGTTTTTAAGAAACTTGCACTTTAACGATGAGAGCCGCGATGCTTACTTTTCAACAATAAATATTGTTGGCGAAGGACAAGGTTATCTGGAAGAGAATCGTATAGAAGATCACAAGGATGATCCTTTTCTTTCAAAAGCACTTTATTACGAATTTGTAGAAAAAAAGTAG
- a CDS encoding Nif3-like dinuclear metal center hexameric protein, with amino-acid sequence MKIKEILAVLEEMAPLAYAEDFDNVGLLVGDTETKSTGVLVCHDALETVIEEAIAKNCNLVVCFHPILFSGIKKITGKNYVERAILKAIKNDIAIYAVHTALDNHSQGVNKIFCDALGLINTKVLIPKQSFIQKLVTYTTPDNSEKVRNAMFQAGAGTIGNYDNCSFNTEGFFTFQGNENSNPVIGEKGKLHTGTEIKIEVVFEKHLQSKILKALFSSHIYEEVAYEIYDLKNAHQNIGLGMIGEFETEMDEKDFLYSVKDKMIADGIRHSAFLGKKIKKVAVLGGSGSFAIKNAIQAGADAFLTADLKYHQFYEAENRLLLADIGHFESERYTKNYIVDYLRKKILNFAIILSEENTNPVKYL; translated from the coding sequence ATGAAAATCAAAGAAATATTAGCTGTTCTGGAAGAAATGGCTCCTTTGGCTTATGCCGAAGATTTTGACAATGTCGGACTCTTAGTGGGTGATACCGAAACGAAAAGTACCGGAGTTTTGGTTTGCCATGATGCTTTAGAAACTGTAATCGAAGAAGCAATAGCCAAAAACTGTAATCTGGTAGTTTGCTTTCATCCTATTTTATTTTCGGGAATTAAAAAAATAACCGGTAAAAACTATGTGGAGCGTGCCATTTTAAAGGCAATCAAAAACGACATCGCTATTTATGCCGTTCATACTGCATTAGACAACCATTCTCAGGGAGTTAATAAAATATTTTGTGATGCTTTAGGCCTGATCAACACTAAAGTCTTAATCCCTAAACAAAGTTTCATTCAAAAGTTGGTTACCTATACCACCCCTGATAATTCAGAAAAAGTTCGCAATGCTATGTTTCAGGCCGGCGCTGGTACGATTGGAAATTATGACAACTGTAGTTTTAATACCGAAGGCTTTTTTACTTTTCAGGGAAATGAAAACAGCAATCCTGTAATTGGAGAGAAAGGAAAACTACATACAGGAACTGAAATAAAAATCGAAGTTGTATTTGAAAAACACTTACAGTCTAAAATTTTAAAAGCTTTATTTTCCAGCCATATTTACGAGGAAGTAGCTTATGAAATTTATGATCTGAAAAATGCCCATCAAAATATTGGATTGGGAATGATTGGTGAATTTGAAACTGAAATGGATGAAAAAGACTTTTTATATTCCGTAAAAGACAAAATGATTGCAGACGGAATTCGTCATTCTGCTTTTTTAGGAAAAAAAATAAAGAAAGTCGCTGTTTTAGGCGGCTCAGGAAGTTTTGCCATAAAAAATGCTATTCAGGCAGGGGCAGATGCTTTTTTAACTGCCGATTTAAAATACCATCAATTTTACGAAGCAGAAAACCGACTTCTTTTAGCCGATATTGGTCATTTTGAGAGCGAACGGTATACAAAAAACTATATTGTTGATTATCTTCGAAAAAAAATCCTTAATTTTGCCATCATTTTATCAGAAGAAAATACAAATCCAGTTAAGTACTTATAA
- a CDS encoding alpha/beta fold hydrolase codes for MGIKKGIRFITLKSVGSYINFLSYVRPQKAMELSYALFSQPRIGRLKKEALPKVLRNTETETFHHNEHHFQTYVWKGNETKILLVHGWESNASRWKKTLPHLQKSGSTIIAIDAPAHGQSSGKEFNVPLYAEFINKAVEKYQPAIIIGHSIGGAACVYHQYLFPHTSINKMVILGAPSDLKTLIDNYISMLSLNTKMFSLLESKFMNRFNFKLEDFSGQRFASEFNVSGLIAHDTSDKIVAFEEGKKIASHWKNSQFIETKGLGHGMHDDELYQKVIEFLFASK; via the coding sequence TTGGGAATTAAAAAAGGAATCCGTTTTATCACTTTAAAATCGGTTGGGTCTTATATTAACTTTTTGAGCTATGTTCGTCCGCAAAAAGCGATGGAGCTTTCTTATGCCCTTTTTAGCCAACCCAGAATTGGAAGACTAAAGAAAGAAGCACTGCCCAAAGTATTAAGAAATACAGAAACAGAGACGTTTCACCATAACGAACATCATTTTCAAACGTATGTCTGGAAAGGTAACGAAACCAAAATATTGCTTGTTCACGGTTGGGAAAGTAATGCTTCTCGTTGGAAAAAAACCTTACCGCACCTTCAAAAATCAGGCAGTACCATTATTGCAATTGATGCTCCGGCACACGGACAAAGCAGCGGTAAAGAATTTAACGTTCCTCTGTATGCTGAATTTATCAATAAAGCGGTCGAAAAATACCAGCCTGCCATTATTATTGGTCATTCCATCGGTGGCGCAGCATGTGTCTATCATCAGTATTTGTTTCCCCACACCAGCATCAACAAAATGGTCATTCTGGGAGCTCCCTCTGATCTAAAAACACTGATTGACAATTATATCTCAATGTTAAGCCTGAACACCAAAATGTTTTCACTTTTGGAAAGTAAATTCATGAATCGTTTCAATTTTAAACTGGAAGATTTTTCAGGACAGCGATTTGCCTCAGAATTTAATGTTTCGGGGTTAATTGCCCACGACACTTCAGACAAGATTGTTGCTTTTGAGGAGGGCAAAAAAATCGCCAGTCATTGGAAAAACAGTCAGTTTATTGAAACTAAAGGCTTGGGTCACGGAATGCATGACGATGAATTGTATCAAAAGGTTATTGAGTTTTTGTTTGCTTCTAAATAA
- a CDS encoding magnesium transporter CorA family protein, with protein MKAFYKNNNGLIEIQEWTPNCWISIESPSETEKKYLLEELQIPEAFYNDIEDIDERPRMESEDGWTLFIMRVPIKSNDVKLPFQTIPLGLIFKDDVCVTISFYETEIVSDFLQYTRRKNIVIKDNFDLVMRLLLSSSVWYLKYLKQINQKIKLAEDNLEKSIKNAELQALLQIEKCLVFFITSLKGNDVLFHRIKNLKAQREHFDPDLLEDVDIELSQAQDTANIYSNILTGMMDAYASVISNNMNNIMKQMTSISIILMIPTLIASLYGMNVPNGLEESKYGIWILLLVSVVLSSVGVFLFKRRRWF; from the coding sequence ATGAAAGCCTTTTACAAAAACAACAACGGACTAATCGAGATACAAGAATGGACTCCAAACTGCTGGATCAGCATTGAATCTCCTTCAGAAACAGAAAAAAAATACTTACTGGAAGAACTTCAGATTCCTGAAGCCTTTTATAACGATATTGAGGATATCGACGAAAGACCCCGTATGGAGTCTGAAGACGGCTGGACTTTGTTTATCATGAGGGTTCCTATAAAGAGTAACGATGTTAAGCTTCCTTTTCAAACCATACCTTTGGGTTTGATTTTTAAAGATGATGTTTGCGTTACGATTAGTTTTTATGAAACCGAGATAGTTTCTGATTTTCTGCAATATACAAGACGGAAAAATATAGTGATCAAAGACAATTTCGATTTAGTGATGAGGTTACTTCTATCGTCAAGTGTCTGGTATCTAAAATACTTAAAGCAGATCAATCAAAAGATAAAACTGGCTGAAGACAACCTGGAGAAATCGATCAAGAACGCAGAATTACAGGCGCTTTTACAGATCGAAAAATGTCTGGTGTTTTTTATTACTTCCTTAAAAGGGAATGATGTTTTATTTCACAGAATCAAAAATCTAAAAGCTCAAAGAGAGCATTTTGATCCGGATTTACTGGAAGATGTTGATATCGAATTAAGTCAGGCACAGGATACTGCAAACATTTACAGCAATATCTTGACGGGGATGATGGATGCGTATGCTTCGGTAATTTCCAATAACATGAATAATATTATGAAGCAAATGACGTCGATTTCTATTATTCTGATGATTCCTACGTTAATAGCGAGTTTGTATGGAATGAATGTGCCGAATGGTCTGGAAGAAAGTAAATACGGTATTTGGATTCTTCTCTTAGTGTCTGTTGTCTTATCATCAGTCGGAGTGTTTTTATTCAAAAGAAGAAGATGGTTCTGA
- the rluF gene encoding 23S rRNA pseudouridine(2604) synthase RluF yields MEENLKRLNKFIGETGYCSRREADKLIEEGRVTINGAVPEMGTKVSPDDEVRIDGKLIVEKNEKMVYLAFNKPVGIECTTNLEVRNNIVDYINYPKRIFPIGRLDKASEGLIFMTNDGDIVNKILRARNNHEKEYTVTVNKPITDRFIQRMGNGVPILDTVTRKCKVEQISKYTFKIILTQGLNRQIRRMCEYLGYDVTALKRIRIINISLDVPVGRYRDLTDAEIKELNHLIAPSSKTEEASLPKEEAPKRRTEFISKHDPRFKKRGDY; encoded by the coding sequence ATGGAAGAGAATTTAAAACGTCTGAATAAATTTATAGGAGAAACAGGATACTGTTCTCGTCGTGAAGCCGATAAACTAATTGAAGAAGGACGCGTAACAATAAATGGTGCTGTACCGGAAATGGGAACAAAGGTTTCACCGGATGATGAAGTACGTATCGATGGAAAGCTGATTGTCGAGAAAAACGAAAAAATGGTTTATTTAGCGTTCAACAAACCTGTTGGAATTGAATGTACAACCAATCTCGAGGTTCGAAATAATATTGTAGATTATATCAATTATCCGAAACGTATTTTCCCGATTGGGCGTTTGGACAAAGCGAGTGAAGGATTGATTTTTATGACTAATGACGGTGATATTGTCAACAAAATTCTACGCGCACGAAACAATCACGAAAAAGAATATACCGTTACCGTTAACAAACCTATTACAGATCGTTTTATACAGCGAATGGGAAATGGTGTTCCAATTTTGGACACGGTTACCCGAAAATGCAAAGTAGAACAAATTAGTAAATACACCTTCAAAATTATTCTGACCCAAGGTCTGAACCGTCAGATTCGTAGAATGTGTGAATATTTAGGATACGATGTAACTGCTTTAAAACGTATCCGCATCATCAACATCTCATTGGATGTTCCGGTGGGTCGTTATCGTGATTTAACCGATGCTGAAATTAAAGAACTGAATCATTTGATCGCACCGTCCAGTAAAACAGAGGAAGCCAGTCTCCCAAAAGAGGAAGCTCCAAAACGTAGAACCGAATTTATTTCGAAACACGATCCCCGATTTAAAAAAAGAGGAGACTATTAA
- a CDS encoding tetratricopeptide repeat-containing hybrid sensor histidine kinase/response regulator, whose translation MKHYLFIVVCLLNSFLYSQSKKSTDSISYYNKLTDTNLSNKKYEKAIYYTEKSIDFCEANNKLENLANQTFKLGKIYYHQKNYAEALKNFHKSVALFENTKPTCTKVLALHYIGLTNTTKSNYETAAIYYRKAEELLNQLKIKDHAEILSYQKAIALKTAKNLPLAAETFHKITQRPDNTEILKTKADSYYQLGLLETQLKRNDSAIVYFENALNYNAKTNNLAQKSKIVLAISQYYRQNKKFDLAYSYLEEHYQLENYVLKLKNTQTDHDEFEKFKKNESLKASIKKESEEKIQLKTYRYSKLVSILAIALISILSLLSLALYKNNIIRNQNNLLLREKNKELILAKNKAEKASKARSEFLSTVSHELRTPLNAINGITHLLLEDNPKKKQLKYLESLKFSGNYLTTFINEILEINKIDSTKVEIENISFNLKELLFNIQSSLKELATANKNYFNLEIDEAIPDNIIGDPTKLSQIILNLINNALKFTQNGHVNVIAKLYELEEDNTTIYFEIVDTGIGIPEDKLQTVFESFSQGSIEVNRKYGGTGLGLTIVKKLIELLGGEIKLKSEVGKGSTFTFKLNFKINKEQLKTIEEIKPYNDVQLNNKSILLIEDNKINQMITRKMLENKNISCEIIDNGEDAVELLKVKRFDMILMDVHLPGINGTTATKLIREFDKTTPIIALTAISLDENRDMLLSYGMNDVITKPFVPDEFYSIIARFF comes from the coding sequence ATGAAACATTATCTTTTTATTGTTGTTTGTCTATTAAATTCGTTTTTGTACTCTCAATCTAAAAAGAGTACGGATAGCATTTCCTATTACAACAAACTAACGGACACCAATCTCAGCAATAAAAAATACGAAAAGGCAATTTATTACACCGAAAAATCAATTGATTTTTGCGAGGCGAACAATAAATTAGAGAACCTGGCCAATCAGACTTTTAAGCTTGGGAAAATTTATTACCATCAAAAAAATTACGCAGAAGCTCTAAAAAATTTTCATAAAAGCGTTGCTTTGTTTGAAAACACAAAGCCAACCTGCACAAAAGTTTTGGCATTGCACTATATTGGTCTAACCAATACCACAAAAAGCAATTACGAAACTGCGGCAATCTACTACCGAAAAGCCGAAGAGCTTTTAAACCAGCTAAAGATTAAGGATCATGCTGAAATACTAAGCTATCAAAAAGCAATAGCTCTAAAAACTGCTAAAAACCTGCCTTTAGCAGCTGAAACTTTTCACAAAATAACACAACGGCCGGACAATACTGAAATCCTAAAAACCAAAGCCGATTCGTATTATCAACTAGGCTTACTCGAAACACAACTGAAACGAAATGATTCGGCTATAGTCTATTTTGAAAATGCTTTAAATTATAATGCCAAAACAAATAATCTGGCCCAAAAATCAAAAATCGTTCTGGCAATCAGTCAATATTACAGGCAAAACAAAAAATTCGATCTTGCTTACTCGTACCTGGAAGAACATTATCAGTTAGAGAATTACGTCTTAAAGCTAAAAAACACTCAAACGGATCACGATGAATTCGAAAAATTCAAGAAGAACGAGTCCTTAAAAGCCAGTATTAAAAAGGAAAGCGAAGAAAAAATTCAGCTAAAAACCTACCGGTATTCCAAACTGGTAAGTATTCTGGCCATTGCCCTTATCTCGATCTTATCTCTTTTGAGTTTAGCATTGTACAAAAACAACATTATTAGAAATCAGAATAATTTACTGTTAAGAGAGAAAAACAAAGAACTCATTCTGGCCAAAAATAAAGCTGAAAAGGCCTCTAAAGCCCGATCTGAGTTTTTATCGACTGTAAGTCATGAGCTGCGAACTCCTTTAAATGCCATTAACGGAATCACTCATTTATTACTGGAAGATAACCCTAAGAAAAAACAACTCAAATATTTAGAATCTTTGAAGTTCTCGGGAAATTACCTGACTACTTTTATCAATGAGATTCTGGAAATCAATAAAATTGATTCGACAAAGGTCGAAATAGAAAACATAAGCTTTAACCTGAAAGAGCTTCTTTTTAACATTCAGAGCTCTTTAAAGGAACTGGCTACCGCCAACAAAAACTACTTTAACCTTGAAATAGACGAGGCTATTCCGGATAATATAATTGGAGACCCTACAAAACTGTCCCAAATCATCCTGAATTTAATCAACAATGCTTTAAAATTTACTCAAAACGGACATGTCAATGTAATTGCAAAATTATATGAATTGGAAGAAGACAACACAACCATTTACTTTGAGATTGTAGACACTGGAATTGGCATCCCGGAAGATAAGCTTCAGACTGTTTTTGAAAGTTTTTCACAAGGATCAATAGAAGTAAACAGAAAATATGGCGGAACCGGCCTTGGACTTACGATTGTCAAAAAACTAATTGAGCTTTTGGGTGGAGAGATCAAACTAAAAAGTGAAGTTGGCAAGGGTTCAACTTTTACATTCAAACTAAATTTTAAGATCAATAAAGAACAATTGAAAACGATTGAAGAAATAAAACCATACAACGACGTACAATTAAACAACAAATCAATTCTGTTGATCGAGGACAACAAAATCAATCAAATGATTACTCGAAAAATGCTTGAAAATAAAAACATCAGCTGCGAAATCATCGACAACGGTGAAGATGCGGTTGAGCTTTTAAAAGTAAAACGTTTTGACATGATCCTCATGGATGTTCATTTACCGGGAATCAACGGAACAACGGCTACAAAACTTATCAGAGAGTTTGACAAAACCACTCCGATTATTGCCCTTACAGCTATTTCACTAGACGAAAACAGAGACATGCTGTTGTCTTACGGAATGAACGATGTGATTACAAAACCATTTGTTCCGGACGAATTCTACAGTATTATAGCCCGTTTTTTTTAG
- a CDS encoding zinc ribbon domain-containing protein codes for MANTKELSVEDKLRAIYDLQLIDSRIDEIRNVRGELPLEVEDLEDEVAGLSTRSEKLKGELEVIEEQIKGKKIAIDEHKEVIKKYTKQQESVRNNREFNSLTKEVEFQELEIQLAEKQIKEMKASIEHKKEVISNLKEKLDAKSSHLKHKKSELDAIMAETQKEEIFLTEKSAEFASQIEERLLAAYNRIRSSVRNGLAVVSIERGASAGSFFTIPPQTQVEIASRKKIITDEHSGRILVDSALAEEEKEKMEQLFSKI; via the coding sequence ATGGCGAATACGAAAGAATTAAGTGTTGAGGACAAGTTAAGAGCAATATACGATTTACAGCTTATTGACTCCCGAATTGACGAAATCAGAAACGTAAGAGGAGAACTTCCTTTAGAAGTAGAAGATTTAGAAGATGAAGTTGCTGGTTTAAGCACACGTTCAGAGAAACTGAAAGGAGAACTTGAAGTGATTGAAGAGCAAATCAAAGGGAAGAAAATTGCCATTGATGAGCACAAAGAGGTGATCAAAAAATACACGAAACAACAAGAATCAGTTCGTAATAACAGAGAATTTAATTCTTTGACTAAAGAGGTTGAATTTCAGGAATTAGAAATTCAATTGGCTGAAAAGCAAATCAAAGAAATGAAAGCTTCTATCGAACATAAAAAAGAAGTTATTTCTAATTTAAAAGAAAAACTTGACGCAAAAAGTTCGCATTTAAAACATAAAAAATCTGAACTGGATGCGATTATGGCTGAAACTCAAAAAGAAGAAATCTTCTTAACGGAGAAATCAGCAGAGTTTGCTTCACAAATCGAAGAGCGTTTATTAGCGGCTTACAACAGAATCAGAAGCAGTGTTCGTAATGGTTTAGCGGTAGTATCTATCGAAAGAGGAGCTTCAGCGGGATCGTTCTTTACAATTCCTCCACAAACTCAGGTAGAAATTGCTTCAAGAAAAAAAATCATCACTGATGAGCACTCTGGAAGAATTCTGGTTGACAGCGCATTAGCTGAAGAAGAAAAAGAAAAAATGGAACAATTGTTCTCTAAAATCTAA